From one Myxococcales bacterium genomic stretch:
- a CDS encoding alkylphosphonate utilization protein: protein MSDLPACPKCASTYAYEDGSGLLVCPECGHEWSADTAAKAVDAEDGPRVWKDTNGNVLADGDTVALIKDLPVKGAPKPLKAGTKVKNIKLVDGDHDIDCRIEGFGQVGLKSMYVKKV, encoded by the coding sequence ATGAGCGATCTGCCGGCCTGCCCGAAGTGTGCGTCGACCTATGCTTACGAGGACGGATCCGGACTCCTCGTCTGCCCCGAGTGCGGGCACGAGTGGAGCGCGGACACCGCGGCGAAGGCGGTCGACGCGGAGGACGGCCCGCGCGTGTGGAAGGACACGAACGGGAACGTCCTGGCGGACGGGGACACCGTCGCGCTCATCAAGGACCTCCCGGTGAAGGGTGCGCCGAAGCCGCTCAAGGCAGGCACGAAGGTGAAGAACATCAAGCTCGTCGACGGCGATCACGACATCGACTGCCGCATCGAGGGCTTCGGCCAGGTGGGCCTCAAGTCGATGTACGTGAAGAAGGTGTGA